Below is a window of Fluviibacter phosphoraccumulans DNA.
GCGTACAGGGTATGCAGACGTTCGGGTAGGCGCTGGTGGCTGTCAGATTTAATGCAGCCGCTGGCAACGTACCGTAGCTTCTGGCCTTGCATCTCGATCACGCCGAAGCCGGTCATGCGTAGACCCGGGTCAATGCCGAGAATACGCGTGACCTTAGACAAGGATCAGGCCTCGTCAAAAACGGCGCTGGTATAAACCGCCTGAACGTCGTCCAGGGCTTCAATGGCATCCAGCAGCTTTTGCATTTTGACGGCGTCGTCGCCGACCAGCTCGGTTTCGTTGAGTGGGCGCATGGTGACTTCTGCCATTTCTGGTTTGAAACCGGCGGCCGTGAGTGCTTCCTGCACGGTGCCGAAATCAGGCGGTGCACACAGCACTTCCAGCGCGCCATCTTCATGCGTTTGTACGTCTTCGGCACCCGCTTCAATCGCGGTATCCATCAGTTTGGTTTCATCCGTGCCGGGGGCAAACAGGAATTGACCGCAATGCTGGAACTGGAACGCGACACAGCCATCCGTGCCTAGGTTGCCGCCATGCTTGGAGAAAGCGTGGCGCACATCCGCCACCGTGCGGGTTTTGTTATCGGTGAGGCAGTCAACAATCACGGCCGCGCCGTTGGTGCCGTAGCCTTCATAGCGCAGTTCAACGTATTCAACGCCTTCCAGTTCGCCCGTGCCTTTTTTAACCGCGCGGTCGATGTTGTCGGCGGGCATGTTGACGCCTTTAGCGCGATCAATGGCCATGCGCAGACGCGGGTTGAAGTTGATATCACCGCCACCCATTTTGGCGGCTACGGTAATTTCCTTGGCCAGACGCGAGAAGACGCGTCCACGTTTTTCATCCTGGCGACCTTTACGGTGCTGGATATTTGCCCACTTTGAATGACCGGCCATGCGTATTCCTGAAAAGCGCGATGTCGTTGATTTCGACGGAAAATAGAAACGCGCCCGCAGAAGCGGGCGCTTTGTACAGCTTTGAATTATACGGCTTTCTTGCCGTTTCCGGCAGAGGGGTGCCGTGTTTTAGCTTGCGTTAGGCGGGTACCAGATACGACCGGAGTGACTTCAGCGCCTTGGCTTCAATCTGGCGCACGCGTTCGGCCGAAATACCATATTCATCAGCCAGATCCTGCAGGGTCGCACCGCTATCATCGGCTAACCAGCGCGATTGCACGATGTGACGACTCCGGTCATCCAGCTGTCCCAGCGCATGCTGTAGGCCAGTCGATTGCAGGTTATCGCGGTCGCGGCCTTCCAGAATCGCTGTAGGTTCCATCGTGTCATCAGCCAGATAGTCGATGGGGGCGTAGCTATCATCATCTGAGACATCGGGGCCCGGATCCAGTGCAATGTCACGGCCAGACAGGCGCATATTCATCTCGCGCACATCGGCTTCTGACACGTTCAGCTGGGTA
It encodes the following:
- a CDS encoding YebC/PmpR family DNA-binding transcriptional regulator; the protein is MAGHSKWANIQHRKGRQDEKRGRVFSRLAKEITVAAKMGGGDINFNPRLRMAIDRAKGVNMPADNIDRAVKKGTGELEGVEYVELRYEGYGTNGAAVIVDCLTDNKTRTVADVRHAFSKHGGNLGTDGCVAFQFQHCGQFLFAPGTDETKLMDTAIEAGAEDVQTHEDGALEVLCAPPDFGTVQEALTAAGFKPEMAEVTMRPLNETELVGDDAVKMQKLLDAIEALDDVQAVYTSAVFDEA